Proteins encoded within one genomic window of Candidatus Hepatoplasma crinochetorum Av:
- the rplT gene encoding 50S ribosomal protein L20 — MARAKSAVTKHRRHRKTIKQAKGYFGHKSIGYKSAKEQIRKSNEYAFRDRKQVKREFRKIWIKRINAAARTNGLSYSQFMNGLKKAQIELDRKMLADIALNNPKEFTSLSEIAKKELIKK, encoded by the coding sequence ATGGCAAGAGCAAAATCAGCTGTAACGAAACATAGAAGACATCGAAAGACAATAAAACAAGCAAAAGGTTATTTTGGACATAAAAGCATTGGTTACAAATCTGCAAAAGAACAAATTAGAAAATCTAATGAATATGCTTTTCGTGATCGTAAACAAGTAAAAAGAGAGTTTCGTAAAATTTGAATCAAAAGAATAAATGCAGCAGCACGTACTAATGGATTATCTTATTCACAATTTATGAATGGATTAAAGAAAGCTCAAATTGAACTTGATAGAAAAATGCTTGCGGATATTGCACTTAATAATCCTAAAGAATTTACTTCACTTTCTGAAATTGCAAAAAAAGAATTAATTAAAAAGTAA
- the rpmI gene encoding 50S ribosomal protein L35: MPKQKSKSSLNKRIKVRKSGSIKRGKAKTSHLFANKSTKNKRQARKGTDMSKSDRKRYKDLV, translated from the coding sequence ATGCCTAAACAGAAATCAAAAAGTTCTTTAAATAAAAGAATAAAAGTTAGAAAATCTGGTTCAATTAAAAGAGGGAAAGCAAAAACATCTCATCTTTTTGCAAATAAATCAACAAAAAATAAAAGACAAGCTCGTAAGGGTACTGATATGTCTAAATCTGATCGTAAAAGATATAAAGATTTGGTATAG